The genomic region AAAGCCCAAACATCCCGCCAAGACGATCCTGAATAGGAATCGCCGGCCGCTCATCCGTTCAAACATTCAAAAACGTGCCCCGCGTTCTTTCAGCCTGCCCCTACAACATGGACCGAAATGTCGTAGTGCTCAAGCTTAGCCGTCTTGTGGCATGAACACAGTTAATCCGATGTGACTTCCGGCCACGGTTCAGTCACTTATGCGGGTCTCTATGGCCTCCATGTCATCGTCCGAGAAGCCAAAGTGATGGCCGATTTCATGGACGAGGACGTGCGCGACGAGGTGGCCCAGCTCTTCGCCTTCGGAGGCCCACTCGTCGAGAATGGCGCGGCGATAAAGGAACACCATGTCGGGTTCGCGCGTGGTCTCGGTCACGCTTTTGCGGTCGAGGCTGACGCCCTGGTAAAGGCCCGTCAGTTCGAAGGGGTCTTCGATATCCAATTCGTCGAGGATGTCGTCGGACGCAAAATCTTCGATGCGAATGATGACGTCGCCCGCCATCGTGCGAAATTCGGCGGGTAGCTTATTCCACGCGGTTTGCGCGAGCATCTCGAAGTCGGCAAGGCTTGGGGCGATGGCATTGCTCCAATCGATCGGCATCTCGGCGCTCTCCTGTGGTTGAGCGCAGGAGATAGGCCTCGCTGGACGAAATGGAAAGGCCGTTTTCGATCAGGTCCGGTCAGCGACGATGAGAAGTTCCTGCAACGTGAAGTGCAGTGCGCCGGTGTCGTCGGTGCGCGGCTTGAGGAAAGCTCCGAGCGGCGCCGGACCGGCGGTCAGGATGCGATCGAGCTCGGCGACGACATCGGGTGTACAGCGCATACGCGCGACCCACGATGCGAAGTCGAGTTCCTTTTCCATTTGCTCATGTGCAGCAATCGAGAAGCCGTTGGCTTTGAGCAAAGCGATCCAGGTTTCAGGCGGCGGCGCGAAGCCGTGGCTCGGATCGCGCAGTTTCTCGAAGCTGTTGTAGTCGACGATGGCTGTTTCGATTTCCGCGCCGCTCGCGTTCGGCAGACGCACACGGTCCGGCGCGACGTTATCGACGAACGCGAAGCGTCCGCCTTTTTTCAGGACGCGGCGCACTTCGCGAACGAAGGCTTCGAGGTTCGGGAAGTGATGCGCCGCCAAGCGGCAGCAGACGAGATCGAAGCTTTCGTCGGGAAACGGCAGGGCATCAGCAGAAGCGCGCGCCGTCAGCATGTTCGAGATGCGCCGCGCATTGGCGAGCTTTGCTGCTTCCTGCAGCATCTCGTCGGTGACGTCGCTCGCGATCATGCTGGCGACGTAGGGCGCGAAGATCGCAGCCGTATGCCCGGCACCGGTCGCGACGTCGAGGGCTTCCCAGGTTTTTTGCGGGGCTGTCAGTTCGACGATGCGCGCGAGGCTTTCGCCCTTGGCATGAACTTCCGACGTTGCGTAGTCGGCAGCGGCGCGGCCGAACTGCGATTGGACGGAGCTGGTTGTGTCGTCAGCCATAAGTGCCCTCTCTTCGCGGGTATTCAGCATCTGCGAGTTTCAAGTATGCCGTCGTTTCCCGCGGCTCAAGCACCAATTTAGACAACGCTCCGCCTTTGGGAGAAATGGCATTTTTTATCGAAGATCAGAGTCGCGGATTTAGGAGATCAGCGACACTTTTCGGTTCGCTCTAGCACGATCCCATAGCCATTCTTCACACGACCCTCCTCGATGCGTCCGACCATTAATGATCGGACGATCTTCCTTCTGGTCCGCCGTGCTTTGGATTGGCATGTGCGAACGGACGGCAGAAAAGGTTCTGCGCGTGCGATCGTTACAAGGTTAGCTAGGAGCGAAACCAACCAGGCAAATTGATCTGCCATTGTGGTCCTAAAAGAAAAGCCCACGCGAGGTGGGCCATTGGCATCACAGCACGCTAGACACAAAAAAACCCGCTCGGCTTTCGCTTCGCAGGCTCGTTCGTCACTTTCTATCTCGTCGGCACGACTTGCCGAACGATAAAAAAATAATGGCCTAAAACCGGGTTTTTGCCAACACCCGGTTTTAGGATTTAATTCTGTTGTGGCACTACCGCTATACCTGCCACTCGCGGACATCGACGAAGTGGCCCTCGAGTGCGGCGGCGGCGGCCATGATCGGCGACACAAGGTGCGTGCGGCCCTTGTAGCCCTGGCGGCCTTCGAAATTGCGGTTCGAGGTCGAGGCGCAGCGCTGGCCCGGCTTCAACTGGTCCGGGTTCATGCCGAGGCACATCGAGCAGCCCGGCTCACGCCATTCGAAGCCGGCGTCGAGGAAGATCTTGTCGAGACCTTCAGCTTCCGCTTGCTCTTTCACGAGGCCCGAGCCCGGAACGATCATCGCGTAAGCGAGGCGCGACGAGATCTTCTTGCCATCCACGATCTTGGCGACAGCGCGAAGATCTTCGATGCGGCCGTTGGTGCATGAGCCGATCCAGACGACGTCGAGCGGAATGTCGGTCATCCGGGTGCCGGGCGTCAGGCCCATGTATTCCAGCGCACGCTGCATGGACGCGCGCTTGTTTTCGTCGTGCACATCGGCAGGATTGGGAACGGCGCTCGCGATCGACGTCACGTCTTCGGGGCTCGTGCCCCACGAGACGATGGGCGGCAGCTTTGCAGCGTCGAGGCGAACTTCGCGATCGAAGTGCGCGCCGTCGTCCGTGCGCAGCGTTTCCCAGTACTTCATCGCCATGTCCCAGGCCATGCCCTTCGGCGCCTTGGGACGATCCTTGAGGAACGCAAACGTCTTCTCATCCGGTGCGATCATGCCGGCGCGGGCGCCGCCTTCGATCGACATGTTGCAGACCGTCATGCGGCCTTCCATCGACAACGCGCGAATGGCCTCGCCCGCATATTCGATGACGGAGCCAGTGCCACCAGCGGTGCCGATCTCGCCGATGATCGCGAGCGTGATGTCCTTGGCGCCGACGCCCTTCGGGGCGACGCCATCGACCGTCACGCGCATGTTCTTGGCTTTCTTCTGGATCAGCGTCTGCGTCGCCAAAACGTGCTCAACCTCGGAGGTGCCGATGCCATGCGCGAGTGCGCCGAACGCGCCATGCGTCGAGGTGTGGCTGTCGCCGCAAACAATTGTCGTGCCGGGCAGCGTGAAGCCTTGCTCCGGTCCGACGACGTGGACGATGCCTTGGCGCTTGTCGCGCTCGTTGAAATACTCGATGCCGAAGTCGCGCGCGTTCGTTGCTAGCGTTTCGACTTGAACGCGGCTCTGCTCGTCGGCGATGCCCTTGGAACGGTCAGTCGTCGGAACGTTGTGGTCGACGACGGCGAGCGTCTTCTCAGGGGCGCGAACCTTGCGGCCGGCCATGCGCAGGCCTTCGAATGCCTGCGGGCTCGTGACCTCGTGGACAAGGTGGCGATCAATATAAAGGAGGCTCGTTCCGTCCGGCGATTGCTCAACCACGTGATCGTCGAAGATTTTATCGTACAGCGTCTTTGCCATGACTTTTCGAGAGCCTTTTGGGTGCGGCGGATCAAAACGAACGCGTTAGATAGCGTCAGAGATCGATTTCCGCAAATCAGTGCTGGTCGCAGGCCCGATCAGCAAAAAGCCGGGCCTTTTGGGCCCGGCAGTTCAGGGAGCTGGCATTTCAAACGGAGCGCCGACCGGTGGTGGCAAACAAACCAGTTCGCCGCTCCGCGCATGTCAGGGACATGGGGTGCTCGCGCTCGGCCAGCAAGGCCGCAGAGCGTTCAGTTACCTTTATTTTTGGCAATCTTCGAGATCAGGAAGTCGCGCAGCAGCTGGACCTTCTTTGAGGATTTCAGCTCTTCCGGGTAGGCGTACACCATATTGAGCGACGGCTGGTCGATGTCGGTCAGGACGGGCACGAGATCGGTGATGTCGTCGGTCAGATAATCCGGGATCATGCCGACGCCGATGCCGGCCTTAATCGCGTACTTGATGGCAACGACGCTGTTGACGCGCAGGGCGGCTTCGCGCGGCTCGCCGTTCAGGCTGCCTGCGGTTTCGATCCAGGACATGGCGTCGAGATGCTGGGCGGACGGACCGGTATAGCCGATGATGCGGTGCTGGTTGAGATCCTCGAGGCTCTTGGGCGCGCCGTATTTGCGGATGTAGTGTGCAGATGCGAAGGCGCGGACGCGGCTTTCGAACAGCGGACGGCGGATGAGGTCCGCCTGCTCCGGTTCGCGCGTCCAGATCGCAGCGTCGGCGGCGCGCATGCCGATATCGACCTGATCGTCGTTGAGGATCAGCTCGATGCGAATTTCGGGATAAAGCTCGCCGAATTCCCTCAAACGCGGCGTCAGCCAAATCGTGCCGAAGCCGATCGGCGCGGTGACGCGAAGTTCGCCCGAAGGCTTCGTCGTCGAGTCCGAGAGCAACGTTTCGGCGGTTTGCAGCTTGGCGAAGACCTCGGCGACCGTACGGTTCAGCAACTCGCCCTGCTCAGTCAGAACCAAGCCGCGGGCGTGCCGGTGAAAGAGCGTGACGCGAAGGTTGGCTTCGAGAGCCGAGATCTGCCGGCTGACGGCCGACTGGCTCATATGAAGCTGCTCGCCGGCATGCGTGAAGCTCCCTGCCTCGGCTGCGGCATGGAAGATTCGAAGCTTATCCCAATCCATTTCGGAGGCTCACCAGTGGGGGGTTACTGGACGGTACATAATTAGCTATGCACTGGACGCATTGCAACGGGGGTATGCCAGATAAGCAATAGACAAATGGGCCGAGCGCGGTCTTGTCGCGCTCCGTCCACAGATCAAAGGCATCTCTGGTCGCGATGAATGCGCCGGTTTCTATTCCGCGGCGTCGGCCTGGTCTTCCATCTGCGCGAGATAGCGCTCGGCTTCGAGCGCCGCCATGCAGCCCATGCCGGCCGCCGTCACGGCCTGGCGGAAGACTTCATCCTTGACGTCACCCGCCGCGAAGACGCCGGGGATGGCCGTCGCGGTCGAGTCGGGCGCGGTGATGAGATAGCCCGAGGGTGTCGTCTCAAGCTGGCCCTTGAACAGCTCGGTTGCGGGCGCGTGGCCGATCGCAACGAAGAAGCCGTCTGTCGCGAGTTCGGACGTCATGCCGGTTTTGATGTTCTTCAGCACGATGCCGGTCACCGACTTCGGCGACGGTGCGCCGATGACTTCCTCGACGACGCTATCCCAGATGACGTCGATCTTCGGGTTCTTGAACAGGCGTTCCTGCAAGATCTTTTCTGCGCGCAGGAAGTCGCGGCGATGAACGAGCGTCACCTTGTTGGCGAAGTTCGTAAGAAACAGCGCTTCCTCAACGGCGGTGTTGCCACCGCCGATGACGACGACGTCCTTGCCCTTGTAGAAAAAGCCGTCGCATGTCGCGCAAGCCGAGACGCCGTGACCTTTGAAATGCTCTTCTGACGGCAGGCCAAGCCAACGCGCTTGTGCACCTGTCGCGATGATGAGCGCATCGCACGTGTAGGTGTCGCCACTGTCGCCTTCCAAGCGGAACGGGCGAACACGCAGATCGACCTTGTTGATGTGGTCCATGATGATGTGCGTGCCGACGTGCTCCGCCTGCGCCTGCATCTGCTCCATCAGCCACGGGCCTTGGATCGGATCGGCGAAACCCGGATAATTTTCCACATCGGTCGTGATCGTCAGCTGGCCGCCGGGTTGCGTGCCCTGGATGAGCGTCGGCGAAAGCATGGCGCGCGCGGTGTAGATCGCGGCGGTGTAGCCGGCGGGGCCGGAGCCCAGAACGATAACCTTGGCGTGATGCGGTTTTTTAGTCATGGCTCTCACTCTCCGACCGCAGCCTGCGGGTCAGGGTTTGCTAATTAGGGGTGCCGTTTGCCCATCGTCAATGTTCGTCGGCCCGAGCGCCGTCGTTTCCGGGGAATACGTGCGGCACAGCGGCGCGGGCCGTGTTAGGCTTCATCAAAAACCGGGGGGTGACCAGGGGTGAATGACGCGAAGTCCGCGCCGGAAATGAGTTTCGGCCAGCGAATCAGAGCCATCCTCATCGGCTCTTCGGGCAATCTGGTCGAGTGGTACGATTTCTACGTTTACGCGGCGTTTTCGCTGTATTTCGCCAAAGCTTTTTTCCCGGCAGGCAATCAGACCGCGCAGCTCTTGAATACGGCCGCGATTTTTGCCGTCGGTTTTCTGATGCGCCCGATCGGGGCGTGGCTGTTCGGGCGGATGGCGGACAGGCACGGGCGGCGTGTGTCGCTAACGGCGTCGGTGCTGCTGATGTGTTTCGGCTCGGCGATGATCGCGGTGACGCCCGTCTATGCAACGATCGGCGTTGCGGCGCCGATTATTCTGCTCATCGCGCGCATGATCCAAGGGTTGAGCCTCGGCGGCGAGTACGGCACGAGCGCGACGTACCTATCCGAGATGGCGACGTCGAAGCATCGCGGGTTCTATTCGAGCTTTCAGTACGTGACGCTGATCGGCGGGCAACTGACGGCGATGCTGGTGTTGATCGTGCTGCAGACGTTCGTGCTGACGGCTACTCAGCTCGAAGCCTGGGGTTGGCGCATTCCGTTCGTCATCGGGGCGCTGCTTGCGCTCATCGCGTTTGTCATGCGGCGCGATCTCGTCGAGACGGATTCGTTTGCGCGTGAGACGCGGCGCGAGGGTTCGCTTGCGGCGCTCATGCAGCATCCGCGCGAGGTTGCAATCGTCATCGGACTGACGATGGGCGGTACGCTCGCGTTCTATACCTACACGACGTACATGCAGAAATTTCTTGCTAACACGGCGGGATTTTCAAAAGACACTGCGACCCTCGTGTCGGCATCCGCGCTGTTCGTCTACATGCTGTTGCAGCCTGTCGTCGGCGCGATATCGGACAAGGTGGGGCGGCGGCCGGTGCTCGTCACGTTCGGTGTTCTCGGCACGTTGTGCACGGTGCCGCTTTTGAGTGCCATCGGAAACGTGCGCGATCCGTGGGAGGCTTTTCTCTTGATCGTCGCGGGGCTCGCGATCGTGTCGTGCTACACGGCGATCAATGCGGTGGTGAAGGCGGAATTGTTTCCAACGTCGGTGCGCGCGCTGGGCGTGGGATTGCCCTATGCGCTGGCGGTCGCGCTGTTCGGCGGCACGGCGGAATGGGTGGCGCTGTGGCTCAAGCAGGCCGGACACGAAACCTATTTCTATTGGTATGTTACAGGCTGCATCGCGCTTTCTCTCATCGTTTACGCGACGATGCGGGACACGCGGGATCGCTCGGAGATTGATTGAGACATCATGTTTGACGGATGTGGTTCAAATCAATCGCAGCCCTTTGAGGCTCGCGTGACCATTGCGGCCGACGATGACGTGATCGTGCACGGTGACGCCGAAGGGCCGCGAGGCCTCGATGATCTGCTTCGTCATGTCGATGTCGGCGCGCGACGGGGTCGGATCGCCGGAGGGATGATTGTGGACGAGAATGATCGCTGTCGCTGACAATTCGAGCGCGCGCTTCACCACTTCGCGCACATAGACAGGTGTGTGGTCGACAGTGCCGTGGCCTTGCACTTCATCGGCGATGATCTGGTTCTTCTTGTCGAGGAAAAGAATGCGGAATTGCTCGCGCGTCTCGAAGCCTTGCGCCAAGCGCAGATAATCAATGACGCCGCTCCACGAAGTGAGCGCCGAGCGGGACTTGATCTCGCCTTTCGTCAAACGCTCGGCAGCGGCCTTGATGAGCTTCAGCTCTTCGACAGCACGGTCGCCGACGCCTTCAACTTCTTTCAAGCGTTGGGGTGCTGCGGAGACGACGTCGGCGAACGAGCCGAACTTGGCGAGCAGGCGTTTTGCGATGGGCTTGGTGTCGATCCGCGGGAAGGCGCGGAACAAGATCATTTCGAGAAGCTCGTAGTCGGGGATCGCTTCGGCGCCGCCGTTCTGGAAGCGGTCGCGAAGGCGCTTGCGGTGGCCGTGTCGATCATCCGGCTCGGGTTTCGGCTTCTCAGGCGCGGCGGCGAAAAACGCCGCTTGCTCTTCGGCGCTTGCCTTGTCGCGAGACCCCCCGGAGCGCGACATGCCTTACTCCATTACGCCGCGGCGCGGACGTTGTAGGGCGGGTAGTGATAACCGGCGGGCGATTCCGTGAAGATCTCGCAGCCGGTCTCGGTGACGCCGACGGTATGCTCGAACTGCGCGGATAGCTCGCGGTCGCGCGTGACCGCGGTCCAGCCGTCAGCGAGGATTTTCACGTGCGGCTTGCCGAGGTTGATCATCGGCTCAATCGTGAAGAGCATACCCGGTTCGAGCACGGTGCCTTCGCCCGGTTCGCCGTAGTGCAGGATGTTCGGGCGGTCATGGAAGACGCGCCCGAGGCCGTGACCGCAGAAGTCGCGGACGACGCTGCAGCGCTCGGCTTCGGCAAAGCGCTGGATGGCGGCGCCGATGTCGCCGGTCGTCGCGCCGGGCTTCACAACGGCGATGCCGCGCATCAGGGATTCATAGGTGACATCCATCAGCCGTTCGGCGCGGCGCGACACGTCGCCGACCGGATACATGCGGCTGGTGTCGCCGTGCCAGCCGTCGACGATCAGCGTCACGTCGATGTTGACGATGTCGCCCGGCCGCAGCGGTTTGTCGTTCGGCATGCCATGGCAGACGACGTGATTGATCGAGGTGCACGTCGCGTAGCGATAGCCGCGATAGTTCAGTGTTGCTGGGATGGCGCCGTGATCGAGGGCGAATGAGAGCACAAGCTCGTCGATTTCGGCCGTCGTGACGCCCGGTTGCACGACCGGAACCAGCATGTCGAGCGCGGCGGCTGCCAATTGGCCGGCCTTGCGCATGGCAGCGAAAGCGTCGGGGCCGTGCAACGGGATCTTACCGTCGCGGCTTGCTGTTTTGCTCACTTCAATGTTGGACATGGGACTCCACGGCGGGGCAATCGTTCGTCAGTATATTTAGTGCGAAATCGCGGCCAACAAAATACATGGCATCGTCGCGGCAGCATTAACGCAAAAAGCGCCAGGAGATCCCGGCGCTTTTCAAAATTTCAGAAGCGGCCTGCACGAGGCGTTTATTCCTTGGCTTCTTCGGCCGGAACTTCGGCAGCCGTCAGTTCGGCGAGAAGACGCTGAGCCTGACCGACCCAATCCTGCTTCTCAATCGCGCCCTTGAGCTTCAGCGTCTCATCGAGGTTGGCGATATCCTCATCCGAGAGGTTCGCGATCTGCTCGATCTTGTAGGCGTTGACTTGCTTCAGGCGGTTCTGCAGGTCGATGTCGATGCCCTTGATCTGGGTCAGATCTTCGGCCTCGCCCTTCGGCTTCTTGAAGCCCTTCCAGGCGGCGTTCAGGCGGCGCGCGCGAGCGTCCGTACGTTCGAAGATACGGGCGGCCTTACCGCGGCGGCCACGAAGATAGTAAAGCTTCGCGCGGCGGACCTTGCCGCGACGCAGGACTTCGATCTCAGCGATGAAGGGCGAATAGATCGGGAAAACGCGCTCGACGCCTTCGCCGTAGGAAATCTTGCGGACCGTGAAGTTCTCGTTGAGGCCTGCGCCGGAACGGGCGATGACCACGCCTTCATAGGCTTGGAAGCGTACGGTCGGTTCTTTCTCGACCTTCTTTTTCTTGTCCTTAGGATCGGCTTCAGCCGCCTCAATGACTTTTACCATCACTTTGACGGTATCGCCGGGGCCGAATTCGGGAACGCCGCGCTTGGAAAGAATGGCGTCCATCTGCTCGCGTTCGAGCTGCTGGATAAGGTTCATCTTGTTGATTCCATATAGTTTTTTGATGACGCAGAGGATCGGCTAAGCAGCCTTGGCGCTCGAGCCGTTCATGCAACCCCGAAGGGCAACCCGTTTGAGGGGGAATATTGTTGGGGCGGTTGATAACCGAAGCGCCAGGTT from Hyphomicrobium sp. MC1 harbors:
- a CDS encoding metallopeptidase family protein, which gives rise to MPIDWSNAIAPSLADFEMLAQTAWNKLPAEFRTMAGDVIIRIEDFASDDILDELDIEDPFELTGLYQGVSLDRKSVTETTREPDMVFLYRRAILDEWASEGEELGHLVAHVLVHEIGHHFGFSDDDMEAIETRISD
- a CDS encoding class I SAM-dependent methyltransferase, with translation MADDTTSSVQSQFGRAAADYATSEVHAKGESLARIVELTAPQKTWEALDVATGAGHTAAIFAPYVASMIASDVTDEMLQEAAKLANARRISNMLTARASADALPFPDESFDLVCCRLAAHHFPNLEAFVREVRRVLKKGGRFAFVDNVAPDRVRLPNASGAEIETAIVDYNSFEKLRDPSHGFAPPPETWIALLKANGFSIAAHEQMEKELDFASWVARMRCTPDVVAELDRILTAGPAPLGAFLKPRTDDTGALHFTLQELLIVADRT
- the leuC gene encoding 3-isopropylmalate dehydratase large subunit, producing the protein MAKTLYDKIFDDHVVEQSPDGTSLLYIDRHLVHEVTSPQAFEGLRMAGRKVRAPEKTLAVVDHNVPTTDRSKGIADEQSRVQVETLATNARDFGIEYFNERDKRQGIVHVVGPEQGFTLPGTTIVCGDSHTSTHGAFGALAHGIGTSEVEHVLATQTLIQKKAKNMRVTVDGVAPKGVGAKDITLAIIGEIGTAGGTGSVIEYAGEAIRALSMEGRMTVCNMSIEGGARAGMIAPDEKTFAFLKDRPKAPKGMAWDMAMKYWETLRTDDGAHFDREVRLDAAKLPPIVSWGTSPEDVTSIASAVPNPADVHDENKRASMQRALEYMGLTPGTRMTDIPLDVVWIGSCTNGRIEDLRAVAKIVDGKKISSRLAYAMIVPGSGLVKEQAEAEGLDKIFLDAGFEWREPGCSMCLGMNPDQLKPGQRCASTSNRNFEGRQGYKGRTHLVSPIMAAAAALEGHFVDVREWQV
- a CDS encoding LysR family transcriptional regulator; the encoded protein is MDWDKLRIFHAAAEAGSFTHAGEQLHMSQSAVSRQISALEANLRVTLFHRHARGLVLTEQGELLNRTVAEVFAKLQTAETLLSDSTTKPSGELRVTAPIGFGTIWLTPRLREFGELYPEIRIELILNDDQVDIGMRAADAAIWTREPEQADLIRRPLFESRVRAFASAHYIRKYGAPKSLEDLNQHRIIGYTGPSAQHLDAMSWIETAGSLNGEPREAALRVNSVVAIKYAIKAGIGVGMIPDYLTDDITDLVPVLTDIDQPSLNMVYAYPEELKSSKKVQLLRDFLISKIAKNKGN
- the trxB gene encoding thioredoxin-disulfide reductase; translation: MTKKPHHAKVIVLGSGPAGYTAAIYTARAMLSPTLIQGTQPGGQLTITTDVENYPGFADPIQGPWLMEQMQAQAEHVGTHIIMDHINKVDLRVRPFRLEGDSGDTYTCDALIIATGAQARWLGLPSEEHFKGHGVSACATCDGFFYKGKDVVVIGGGNTAVEEALFLTNFANKVTLVHRRDFLRAEKILQERLFKNPKIDVIWDSVVEEVIGAPSPKSVTGIVLKNIKTGMTSELATDGFFVAIGHAPATELFKGQLETTPSGYLITAPDSTATAIPGVFAAGDVKDEVFRQAVTAAGMGCMAALEAERYLAQMEDQADAAE
- a CDS encoding MFS transporter, with the translated sequence MSFGQRIRAILIGSSGNLVEWYDFYVYAAFSLYFAKAFFPAGNQTAQLLNTAAIFAVGFLMRPIGAWLFGRMADRHGRRVSLTASVLLMCFGSAMIAVTPVYATIGVAAPIILLIARMIQGLSLGGEYGTSATYLSEMATSKHRGFYSSFQYVTLIGGQLTAMLVLIVLQTFVLTATQLEAWGWRIPFVIGALLALIAFVMRRDLVETDSFARETRREGSLAALMQHPREVAIVIGLTMGGTLAFYTYTTYMQKFLANTAGFSKDTATLVSASALFVYMLLQPVVGAISDKVGRRPVLVTFGVLGTLCTVPLLSAIGNVRDPWEAFLLIVAGLAIVSCYTAINAVVKAELFPTSVRALGVGLPYALAVALFGGTAEWVALWLKQAGHETYFYWYVTGCIALSLIVYATMRDTRDRSEID
- the radC gene encoding DNA repair protein RadC, producing the protein MSRSGGSRDKASAEEQAAFFAAAPEKPKPEPDDRHGHRKRLRDRFQNGGAEAIPDYELLEMILFRAFPRIDTKPIAKRLLAKFGSFADVVSAAPQRLKEVEGVGDRAVEELKLIKAAAERLTKGEIKSRSALTSWSGVIDYLRLAQGFETREQFRILFLDKKNQIIADEVQGHGTVDHTPVYVREVVKRALELSATAIILVHNHPSGDPTPSRADIDMTKQIIEASRPFGVTVHDHVIVGRNGHASLKGLRLI
- the map gene encoding type I methionyl aminopeptidase, whose protein sequence is MSNIEVSKTASRDGKIPLHGPDAFAAMRKAGQLAAAALDMLVPVVQPGVTTAEIDELVLSFALDHGAIPATLNYRGYRYATCTSINHVVCHGMPNDKPLRPGDIVNIDVTLIVDGWHGDTSRMYPVGDVSRRAERLMDVTYESLMRGIAVVKPGATTGDIGAAIQRFAEAERCSVVRDFCGHGLGRVFHDRPNILHYGEPGEGTVLEPGMLFTIEPMINLGKPHVKILADGWTAVTRDRELSAQFEHTVGVTETGCEIFTESPAGYHYPPYNVRAAA
- the rplS gene encoding 50S ribosomal protein L19, giving the protein MNLIQQLEREQMDAILSKRGVPEFGPGDTVKVMVKVIEAAEADPKDKKKKVEKEPTVRFQAYEGVVIARSGAGLNENFTVRKISYGEGVERVFPIYSPFIAEIEVLRRGKVRRAKLYYLRGRRGKAARIFERTDARARRLNAAWKGFKKPKGEAEDLTQIKGIDIDLQNRLKQVNAYKIEQIANLSDEDIANLDETLKLKGAIEKQDWVGQAQRLLAELTAAEVPAEEAKE